The following proteins come from a genomic window of Hymenobacter canadensis:
- a CDS encoding McrB family protein: MNELLQLNGRPIYKISMGRFNSTAPGRKLLTEFRKRDWLVVDKFCPDNQGELFMTGIQTGDYVYACAGSLQLWGIYRVQSDWADLPADLADQITDSKNWIYRQAELIAAPIREDVTSLSKQLSWWAPSGYRTVALVNNLARANTDIFEPYFNLRLVSDTNTQVDSNWLSARFPNPNIILYGPPGTGKTRSTLELAYEILMGQPAPSYMAAQQLFQQELGKRLDFVTFHQSFTYEDFVQGFRPKVINGQMVFEKSDGVFYRIAERARREWESHQELDPEEFPQADADFIHTSPVVHADYSGSSVPFETVFQEFIAPLASPGGVITLPMKTPGYEFPVLSVDSKYITFRRGTHGHENKVQIALIRGLYEGTRELTPSGPQVYYVYIVERLQELAHTHQGANGAASIPATTAVSDQGDAAQLPSPSPAATSASSSATTPRNYVLIIDEINRANIARVFGELITLLEKDKRLGGANTLPVTLPSGEEGFTVPANLYLIGTMNTADRSLALLDIALRRRFEFRPLYPRYDLFAGMPDNRGAVLQKLNGEIVRLKSRDFQIGHAYFLDPKESLGSIFNGKVIPLLYEYFLNDEPKVQALLQAAGVSAHIDASVGLRYGSSSSIR, translated from the coding sequence ATGAATGAACTATTGCAGCTGAATGGCCGCCCGATCTACAAAATATCCATGGGCCGTTTCAACAGCACGGCCCCAGGGCGCAAGCTCCTAACGGAGTTTCGTAAACGCGACTGGCTGGTGGTAGACAAGTTCTGCCCCGACAACCAGGGTGAGCTGTTCATGACGGGTATTCAAACCGGGGACTACGTTTACGCCTGCGCCGGTTCCCTCCAACTATGGGGTATCTACCGCGTCCAGAGTGACTGGGCCGACCTGCCGGCGGACCTGGCGGATCAGATTACTGACTCTAAAAACTGGATTTACCGGCAGGCTGAGCTAATTGCAGCTCCCATCCGGGAAGATGTTACCAGCCTCAGCAAGCAGTTGAGCTGGTGGGCGCCCAGCGGCTACCGTACGGTGGCTCTCGTCAACAACCTTGCCCGGGCTAATACCGACATATTCGAACCCTATTTCAACCTCCGCCTCGTGTCTGATACCAATACTCAAGTCGATTCAAACTGGCTAAGCGCCCGGTTCCCCAACCCCAATATCATTCTGTACGGCCCTCCCGGCACCGGCAAAACCCGCTCCACCCTGGAGTTGGCCTACGAAATCCTGATGGGCCAGCCAGCACCCAGTTACATGGCTGCGCAGCAGCTTTTCCAGCAAGAGTTAGGCAAACGGTTGGACTTTGTGACCTTCCACCAGAGCTTCACCTACGAGGATTTTGTCCAGGGATTCCGCCCCAAAGTCATCAACGGACAGATGGTATTCGAGAAGTCCGACGGCGTCTTCTACCGTATTGCGGAGCGGGCTCGTCGGGAATGGGAATCGCACCAGGAGTTGGATCCGGAGGAGTTTCCCCAGGCGGATGCTGATTTCATCCACACCAGTCCGGTCGTTCACGCTGACTATTCAGGCTCATCAGTACCGTTCGAAACCGTGTTTCAGGAGTTCATAGCTCCTTTGGCTTCTCCGGGTGGAGTAATAACCCTGCCGATGAAAACTCCAGGATATGAGTTTCCTGTCCTGAGCGTTGATTCCAAATACATAACCTTCCGCCGTGGAACCCACGGCCATGAAAATAAAGTGCAGATAGCTCTGATTAGGGGGCTGTATGAAGGCACGCGGGAGCTTACCCCAAGTGGCCCGCAGGTGTATTACGTCTACATAGTTGAGCGGCTTCAGGAGTTGGCCCATACCCATCAGGGTGCTAATGGCGCAGCGTCAATACCAGCCACGACGGCTGTTTCTGATCAAGGTGATGCTGCCCAGCTCCCGTCTCCATCCCCGGCTGCTACCAGCGCCTCTTCCAGTGCCACTACCCCCCGCAACTACGTGCTCATCATCGATGAAATCAACCGGGCCAACATTGCCCGGGTGTTCGGGGAGCTCATCACCCTGCTCGAAAAGGACAAGCGCCTGGGCGGAGCCAACACCTTGCCCGTTACCTTGCCTTCCGGCGAAGAAGGCTTTACCGTGCCCGCCAATCTCTACCTGATCGGCACCATGAACACGGCCGACCGCAGCTTGGCCCTCCTCGATATTGCGTTGCGCCGCCGCTTCGAGTTCCGGCCGCTCTATCCGCGCTACGACCTTTTCGCCGGTATGCCCGACAACCGTGGCGCCGTCCTGCAAAAGCTCAACGGCGAGATTGTCCGCCTGAAGTCCCGCGACTTTCAGATCGGCCATGCCTACTTCCTCGACCCCAAGGAATCCCTGGGCTCCATCTTCAATGGCAAGGTCATCCCGCTCCTGTACGAGTACTTCCTCAACGACGAGCCCAAAGTCCAGGCCCTGCTGCAGGCCGCCGGGGTGTCGGCCCATATCGATGCCAGCGTCGGCCTGCGCTACGGCAGCAGCTCATCCATTCGCTGA
- a CDS encoding McrC family protein, translating to MNHYLYEYRNHLPLAELPPGLEAYLQTIWEQRPRTPGLFGASTSGSTRQRYLEFCVDARGHRTVRARNYVGLIQYQGHRLHLLPKVFYQGSSQPPPGSLEAIHAHLFWWLSYSERLQFPRSLASFSQAPADWLELLVLLFAQYTHELLNRTQYQYYQEVGEELNTLRGRLNFSDYVRNRAVGRQQVLPCTFDSFQPDNRFNRILKDVVRRLHHFTRHSGSRRLLDDISFLLADVADQPACLADCDQVQLSPLFAEFNVVLAYCRFFLASHSPLASTEANDQVFALLLPTEKIFEDFVAGFLQRHLSTGFKITPQASDLYLAQVVSAAGGPPRQRFNLQHDILLRPQVPAGAPPAAPVVIDCKYKSWKLVNGTPDPEGIAQADMYQLVSYAVRRGSVQNHLFYPDSLSQPATEPDSNCLGFLVPNRLADTAIAITAHRLPVIASAAFQPPTDMAACFSSQEQQLTSRLHRLLVG from the coding sequence ATGAATCACTACCTCTACGAATACCGCAACCACCTGCCCCTGGCCGAGCTGCCCCCGGGGCTGGAGGCCTACCTGCAGACCATTTGGGAGCAGCGCCCGCGCACCCCCGGCCTGTTTGGGGCCAGCACTAGTGGCAGCACCCGGCAGCGCTACCTGGAATTCTGCGTCGACGCGCGTGGGCACCGCACTGTTCGGGCCCGCAACTATGTCGGCCTGATCCAGTACCAGGGCCACCGCCTCCATCTACTGCCCAAGGTGTTTTACCAGGGCAGCAGTCAGCCTCCTCCAGGTAGCCTCGAAGCTATCCACGCGCACCTGTTCTGGTGGCTGAGCTATTCCGAGCGGCTGCAGTTTCCCCGCTCTCTGGCCAGCTTCTCCCAGGCCCCCGCCGACTGGCTCGAGCTGCTTGTTCTGCTGTTTGCCCAGTACACGCACGAACTGCTCAACCGCACCCAGTATCAGTACTACCAGGAAGTAGGGGAGGAGCTCAATACGCTGCGGGGGCGGCTCAACTTCTCCGACTACGTGCGCAACCGTGCCGTTGGCCGGCAACAGGTGTTGCCCTGCACCTTTGACTCCTTCCAGCCCGACAACCGGTTCAACCGCATTCTGAAAGATGTCGTCCGCCGCCTTCACCACTTCACCCGGCATAGCGGCAGCCGGCGGCTGCTCGACGATATCAGCTTCCTGCTCGCCGACGTGGCCGATCAGCCCGCCTGCCTGGCCGACTGCGACCAAGTGCAGCTCTCGCCCCTGTTTGCCGAGTTCAACGTGGTGCTGGCTTATTGCCGCTTCTTCCTGGCCAGCCACAGCCCCTTGGCCAGTACCGAGGCCAACGACCAGGTATTTGCCCTGTTGCTGCCCACCGAGAAGATCTTCGAGGACTTCGTCGCGGGCTTTCTGCAGCGGCACTTGAGCACCGGTTTTAAGATCACACCCCAAGCCAGCGACCTGTATCTGGCCCAGGTGGTTTCCGCGGCCGGCGGCCCGCCCCGCCAGCGGTTCAACCTGCAGCACGACATCCTGCTGCGCCCCCAGGTCCCGGCCGGTGCCCCCCCGGCCGCGCCTGTAGTCATCGACTGCAAATACAAGTCCTGGAAACTGGTGAATGGGACTCCCGACCCGGAAGGCATTGCCCAGGCAGATATGTACCAGCTGGTCAGCTACGCCGTTCGGCGGGGCAGCGTGCAAAACCACCTGTTCTACCCCGATTCTTTGTCCCAGCCTGCTACTGAGCCAGATTCCAACTGCCTGGGCTTCCTCGTGCCGAACCGCTTGGCGGACACTGCAATTGCCATTACCGCTCACCGTCTGCCCGTCATAGCATCGGCCGCTTTCCAGCCACCAACTGACATGGCTGCCTGCTTTAGCTCGCAGGAGCAGCAGCTCACCAGCCGTCTGCACCGTCTGCTGGTGGGGTAA
- a CDS encoding nucleotide pyrophosphohydrolase codes for MSNPIDDLLRQLRQFRDERDWAQFHNPKDLALALSIEAAELNEVFLWKKPEDADPARVREELADVLLYAFQLADKYNWDIPELMREKMARNAEKHPVRRAADLP; via the coding sequence ATGAGTAATCCCATCGACGACCTACTCCGGCAGCTGCGCCAGTTCCGCGACGAGCGGGACTGGGCGCAGTTTCACAACCCCAAGGATCTGGCCCTGGCCCTGAGCATCGAGGCCGCCGAGCTCAACGAGGTATTCCTCTGGAAAAAGCCCGAAGATGCCGACCCCGCCCGCGTCCGCGAGGAGCTGGCCGACGTGTTGCTCTACGCCTTCCAGCTGGCCGACAAGTACAACTGGGATATCCCGGAACTCATGCGGGAGAAGATGGCGCGTAACGCGGAGAAGCACCCGGTCAGGCGGGCTGCTGACCTGCCCTGA
- a CDS encoding recombinase family protein, whose protein sequence is MQIALYTLVPTKDKVQSVENQLPELRRFAAVHGWTIHKEYLKEESAGIGQRSQFKAVFADAHHRHFDMVLFWNIYRVNHEGAFPTLMYLNMLETHGVSYKSLIELLDSIMLFKDAIIAVLATTAKQALTRLSERTKTRLARAVAKRKTLSRPTMTSEVMSTLDRWKIWEHLLKDYVWY, encoded by the coding sequence ATGCAGATCGCTTTGTACACCCTCGTCCCAACTAAGGACAAGGTGCAATCCGTCGAGAACCAGCTGCCGGAACTACGCCGCTTCGCCGCGGTCCACGGTTGGACAATCCATAAAGAGTATTTGAAAGAGGAGTCAGCTGGTATCGGCCAGCGGAGCCAGTTTAAAGCAGTGTTTGCCGATGCCCACCATCGACATTTTGATATGGTACTCTTTTGGAACATATACCGCGTCAACCATGAAGGAGCCTTTCCAACTTTGATGTATCTGAACATGCTGGAAACTCATGGGGTCAGCTATAAGTCACTCATTGAGCTCCTTGATTCAATAATGCTATTCAAGGATGCTATTATCGCAGTGCTGGCTACTACTGCTAAACAAGCGCTGACTCGGTTAAGTGAGCGCACCAAGACTAGATTGGCAAGAGCAGTTGCAAAAAGGAAAACTTTAAGCCGGCCTACTATGACCTCGGAAGTAATGTCAACGCTAGACAGATGGAAGATCTGGGAACATCTATTAAAAGATTACGTTTGGTACTAA
- a CDS encoding FAM83 family protein: MLSLARSLISIYSQLPHMQSVAHFQSIKPAILAEIKQAKTSIKVSVAWFTDQDLFTALISQLQRRVAVSLLIRNDYINNRPESLP; this comes from the coding sequence ATGCTCTCACTGGCCCGAAGCCTGATTTCTATCTATTCTCAATTACCCCACATGCAATCCGTCGCCCATTTTCAGTCAATTAAACCAGCTATTCTGGCGGAGATCAAACAGGCAAAGACCAGCATCAAAGTCTCAGTAGCCTGGTTTACCGATCAGGATCTGTTTACGGCTTTGATCAGCCAGCTCCAGCGACGGGTAGCCGTCAGCCTGCTGATCCGCAATGATTACATCAACAACCGCCCCGAAAGCCTGCCTTAG
- a CDS encoding tetratricopeptide repeat protein produces the protein MLYAEAIRLFQQVMALKPADHNAFQNLAVCYLYLGKAAQAIELEYLVVLTLLVG, from the coding sequence ATGCTTTATGCAGAGGCTATTCGTCTATTTCAGCAAGTAATGGCACTGAAACCTGCTGATCATAATGCTTTCCAAAATCTGGCCGTGTGCTACCTGTATCTTGGTAAAGCAGCCCAGGCTATCGAATTGGAATACCTCGTCGTATTGACTCTGTTGGTCGGATAA
- a CDS encoding Fic family protein, translating into MQTTWQPSALPPTIELETRAVLKKLPAAHRALAELKGLVAAIPNESILLDTLPLQEAKDSSAIENIITTHDELFNAELNLGVSQAAKEVQRYAAALRLGTRLVKQFGFLSANHIAQIQEELKRDSGGYRKLPGTTLKNQRGEVVYTPPQDPVTILDLMGNLEQYLNDDSLHDVDPLVKMAVLHFQFESIHPFYDGNGRTGRILNILYLVLKELLDIPVLYLSRFITHNKADYYHYLQAVRDTGDWEPWLLYMLTGIEQTARESILLITEMRSLMQQTKQQLRTYKFYSQDLLNNLYRHPYTRIEFLQQELNVSRPTAASYLNKLAQDGILVKHKQVNSNYYVNQPLFELLSRLD; encoded by the coding sequence GTGCAAACTACTTGGCAACCTTCCGCGCTTCCGCCTACGATAGAACTAGAAACACGAGCCGTACTGAAAAAGCTGCCGGCTGCTCATCGGGCCTTAGCAGAGCTAAAAGGCTTGGTCGCGGCCATCCCCAACGAGAGCATCTTGCTGGATACCCTGCCCTTGCAAGAGGCGAAAGACAGTTCGGCAATCGAAAACATCATCACAACGCACGATGAGCTATTTAATGCCGAGCTTAATTTGGGGGTCTCACAGGCTGCCAAAGAAGTGCAGCGCTACGCGGCGGCCCTGCGCCTGGGCACTCGCTTAGTAAAGCAGTTTGGTTTTCTGAGTGCTAATCACATTGCCCAAATCCAGGAAGAGCTGAAGCGTGATAGCGGGGGATACCGCAAGCTACCAGGTACAACGCTTAAAAATCAACGTGGGGAGGTGGTGTATACGCCCCCACAAGACCCGGTCACCATTCTCGACCTGATGGGAAATTTAGAGCAGTACCTCAATGATGATTCCCTACACGATGTCGACCCACTCGTGAAAATGGCCGTGCTGCATTTTCAGTTCGAAAGCATCCACCCCTTTTATGACGGCAACGGGCGCACCGGGCGGATTCTCAACATTCTGTACCTCGTGCTCAAAGAACTGCTGGATATCCCAGTGCTGTACCTAAGTCGCTTTATCACGCACAATAAGGCTGACTATTACCACTATCTGCAAGCGGTGCGTGATACCGGGGACTGGGAGCCGTGGCTGCTTTATATGCTTACAGGCATCGAGCAAACGGCTCGCGAAAGCATACTATTAATCACGGAAATGCGCAGCTTAATGCAGCAGACCAAGCAACAGCTGCGCACTTACAAATTTTACAGCCAGGACCTGCTCAATAACTTATATCGGCATCCCTATACCCGCATCGAATTCTTACAGCAGGAACTCAATGTGAGCCGTCCTACCGCTGCCAGCTACTTAAATAAGCTGGCTCAAGACGGCATCTTGGTTAAGCATAAGCAGGTAAACTCTAACTATTACGTTAATCAGCCGCTCTTTGAACTTCTCTCGCGGCTGGATTGA
- a CDS encoding site-specific integrase — MENSAELSVPAHASAALAHLTEHTNRYVEAGLSGAANTAKAYAGDLKRFGIWCAEHGLEPLPCSVDTLAGFVTHLAETGKKVSTIQRHCAAVTKAHALRGIDSPTDDKKFKVLMEGIARIKGVRQKQAPAFTLANFKRTVRSINGKTLAGMRDRVILLLGFTGAFRRSELAALNIEDLSFSEEGLIVNLAKSKTNQYSAAEEKAIFYSPDFKLCPIRTLEAWIKRLDRTTGPVFVSFRKGERLTERRLTDKHLNLIVQRYLGPKYSAHSLRASFVTVAKLAGADDSEVMNQTKHKTSEMIRRYTRLDNVRQHNAAQKLGL, encoded by the coding sequence ATGGAAAACTCCGCCGAGCTCTCAGTTCCCGCTCACGCGTCGGCGGCACTGGCGCACCTGACCGAGCACACCAACCGCTACGTTGAGGCCGGACTGAGCGGCGCCGCGAACACGGCCAAAGCGTACGCCGGGGATTTGAAACGGTTTGGGATTTGGTGTGCCGAGCACGGACTCGAGCCGCTGCCGTGCTCGGTGGATACGCTCGCCGGATTTGTAACGCACCTGGCCGAAACCGGCAAAAAGGTGTCGACCATTCAGCGGCACTGTGCGGCCGTGACCAAGGCGCATGCCTTGCGGGGGATTGACTCGCCCACGGACGACAAGAAGTTTAAGGTGCTCATGGAAGGCATCGCCCGGATTAAGGGCGTGCGCCAGAAACAGGCCCCGGCCTTTACGCTGGCCAACTTCAAGCGGACGGTGAGAAGCATCAATGGCAAAACGCTGGCAGGCATGCGCGACCGGGTGATTCTGCTGCTGGGGTTTACCGGAGCCTTTCGGCGCTCTGAGCTGGCCGCGCTGAATATTGAGGACTTGTCGTTTTCGGAGGAAGGGTTGATAGTCAACCTGGCGAAGAGCAAGACTAATCAGTACAGCGCGGCTGAGGAAAAGGCCATTTTCTACTCGCCGGATTTCAAGCTGTGCCCGATCCGAACATTGGAGGCATGGATTAAACGACTGGACCGAACCACGGGGCCGGTTTTTGTATCCTTTCGTAAGGGTGAACGGCTGACGGAACGGCGGCTGACCGATAAGCACCTGAACTTGATTGTGCAGCGCTATCTGGGGCCGAAGTATTCTGCTCACTCGCTGCGAGCATCGTTTGTGACAGTGGCTAAACTAGCTGGAGCAGATGATTCAGAGGTAATGAATCAGACCAAGCACAAGACAAGTGAGATGATTCGGCGTTACACCCGTCTTGACAATGTGCGCCAGCACAATGCTGCACAGAAATTAGGACTCTAA
- a CDS encoding SIR2 family protein — protein MHTEASSLPFPNELKKAIETDSLIVFTGAGTSRKFDLPSWNKLAIDIINDLDDESFKTLIPAIVSGKISALYALTLLENEKYKIRQYIENNFCLTKDKDFGFHNNLIELSGKIVTTNYDNAFELANSDVYSAVHNSAFKISSLKNKQEFIFKLHGCAKTDSSSCVVFENDYDKLYSDETAAIFKLKELFINNTFLFIGFSLNDPYVVKIFQHIDKIFDGNCRHYILSTSELKFPNLNCIKSLVIDDYNQIDALVDYWLEYKRSVIKSREVISFSIDKTLLRRPKVAVLSPNPVDLSIKSELPKLSTLLDSLDVDIYNGYLNVRNMQLIEDYDYVFIVTKSFKDKIYIEDENLKSTLISLDELDKYLLDDSIPVILIVDKEISFSGNINLVNICTYKNNIINRFIFKFIRRGLINVNEPEIKVFNMNKVDITIDKGKSKNHSINEQNRVLDFNVKGFSVIGRVEEQSNIASRMIDIIHSHKLLNVKGSGGIGKTTLIRKISSELYDRGYFTQGVTFNSCEYTNTFSDFKDLLSKGFKLNEVIDLKEYLQEIGSKIDMMIILDNFESISTIDDRSEYEKIIDLLEFATDYANIVLTSRENLNTHFEDIYTLSSLNTDDAVKLFISSYGEVKKEELSILRIDILENILNNNPLAIKLVTKTIVPQSGILNLKKNLEEDLFKNTSEDFINIYKKDVDMNIEKTRSIYQSINYSYCKLNVREKLALEILNLFPDGISVSNFKKCFEGKKSYNNISETELRNLQNKSLVEGFNGLIRLQPIIRKFAEFQFNKRPKEIRDKFCSDAYSYNCFIVDALNKVSITKGASAAYILQNNFKNNLLNVLDFVNQIEISDKSILPEKKYLLNYIYEMDSYVIGENQVAKFVDKLEEIKPYFNDIDDADKLLDTLKYHLIYYNKDFDYSYKRMQELYPASEVINRSDFHEDYVKRRYVNMICAIHSMEGHTLEYVHSCIVAFNKIEGEAKKLFHVADNHLFYLGVHVDLDRHDKSFYTFEKQAARGTDIISGVEKYMKTLFEEEHLERIQCVYTLSKVTDVDKNSIRSLVVTNPYTRGLKELMHAFVEKDPEAKRKYFDKALKYLMHIKYYYLEALYFYCKFLMEINNDDFTKNYELGLELSKKYFYQFLVFKFESLLDNSKEYSFSYNYYPIEGLESYAIIHKKYWDEIALD, from the coding sequence ATGCATACTGAAGCTTCATCTTTGCCTTTCCCCAATGAGTTGAAAAAAGCTATAGAGACTGATAGCTTAATCGTTTTTACAGGAGCGGGAACATCCAGAAAATTTGATCTCCCAAGCTGGAATAAGCTAGCAATAGATATAATTAATGATTTGGACGATGAGAGTTTTAAAACGCTTATACCAGCAATAGTGTCCGGTAAGATATCAGCGCTCTATGCTTTGACTTTACTTGAGAATGAAAAATATAAAATAAGACAATATATTGAAAATAATTTTTGTTTAACAAAGGATAAAGATTTTGGATTTCATAATAATTTAATTGAATTAAGTGGCAAGATAGTTACCACAAATTATGATAATGCATTTGAACTAGCTAACAGTGATGTTTATTCTGCTGTTCATAACTCTGCATTCAAGATATCAAGTCTAAAAAATAAGCAAGAATTTATATTCAAATTACATGGATGTGCAAAAACTGATTCATCATCATGTGTTGTTTTTGAGAATGATTATGATAAGTTATATTCTGATGAGACTGCGGCAATTTTTAAATTAAAAGAACTATTTATTAATAACACTTTTTTATTTATTGGCTTTAGTTTGAACGATCCATATGTAGTTAAAATATTTCAACATATTGATAAGATATTTGACGGAAATTGCAGACATTATATATTATCAACATCAGAGTTAAAATTCCCAAACCTAAATTGTATTAAAAGCTTGGTAATAGATGATTATAATCAAATTGATGCTTTAGTTGATTATTGGCTAGAGTATAAAAGGAGTGTAATAAAGAGTCGAGAGGTTATATCATTTAGTATAGATAAGACTTTGCTTAGGCGTCCAAAAGTGGCAGTACTTTCACCAAATCCTGTGGATTTATCTATAAAAAGTGAGCTACCTAAATTAAGCACTTTATTAGATTCATTAGATGTTGATATTTATAATGGCTATCTCAATGTTAGAAACATGCAACTAATTGAAGATTATGACTACGTATTCATAGTTACCAAATCATTTAAAGACAAGATATATATTGAGGATGAAAATTTAAAAAGTACTCTAATATCATTAGACGAACTTGATAAATATTTGCTAGATGATAGCATTCCTGTTATATTAATTGTTGATAAAGAAATTTCTTTTTCTGGCAATATTAATCTTGTTAACATCTGCACTTACAAGAACAATATAATAAACAGATTTATTTTTAAATTTATAAGACGTGGGTTAATTAATGTAAATGAGCCTGAGATTAAAGTATTCAATATGAATAAAGTTGATATAACAATAGATAAGGGAAAATCAAAAAATCATTCTATCAATGAGCAAAACAGGGTTTTAGATTTTAATGTTAAGGGATTTTCTGTTATAGGAAGAGTAGAAGAGCAAAGCAATATTGCTTCAAGGATGATCGATATAATTCACTCTCATAAACTTCTTAATGTCAAAGGTTCTGGTGGCATAGGGAAGACTACTTTAATTCGTAAGATTAGTTCTGAACTTTATGACAGGGGTTACTTCACACAAGGGGTAACATTTAATTCATGTGAGTATACGAACACTTTTAGTGATTTTAAAGATTTATTATCTAAAGGATTTAAATTAAATGAAGTAATTGACTTAAAAGAGTATCTACAAGAGATAGGAAGTAAAATCGATATGATGATTATACTCGATAATTTTGAATCCATATCAACTATTGATGATCGAAGTGAATATGAAAAAATAATTGATCTTCTCGAATTTGCTACTGATTATGCAAATATTGTATTGACTTCCAGGGAGAACTTGAACACTCATTTTGAAGATATTTACACTCTGTCTTCTCTCAATACTGATGACGCAGTAAAGTTATTTATCAGCAGTTATGGCGAGGTAAAAAAGGAGGAACTGTCAATTTTAAGAATTGATATACTTGAAAATATATTAAACAATAACCCGCTAGCGATTAAACTTGTTACTAAAACCATAGTCCCTCAAAGCGGAATATTAAATTTAAAGAAAAATTTAGAAGAGGATCTATTCAAAAATACAAGTGAGGATTTTATAAATATATATAAGAAAGATGTCGACATGAACATAGAGAAAACAAGATCTATTTATCAGTCTATTAATTATTCATACTGCAAACTTAATGTAAGAGAAAAACTTGCACTTGAAATACTGAATCTATTTCCGGATGGTATATCTGTTTCCAATTTTAAAAAATGTTTTGAAGGCAAAAAATCATATAATAACATTAGTGAAACAGAATTAAGAAATTTGCAAAATAAATCATTAGTCGAAGGCTTTAATGGCCTAATAAGATTGCAGCCTATAATTAGAAAATTTGCTGAATTTCAGTTCAATAAAAGACCAAAGGAAATCAGAGATAAATTTTGCAGCGACGCATACAGTTATAATTGCTTTATTGTTGATGCTCTCAATAAGGTGAGTATTACAAAAGGTGCTTCAGCTGCATATATTCTGCAGAATAATTTCAAAAATAATTTGTTGAACGTTCTGGATTTTGTAAATCAGATTGAAATATCGGACAAATCTATTTTGCCTGAAAAAAAATATCTATTAAACTATATATATGAAATGGATAGCTATGTTATTGGGGAAAATCAGGTTGCTAAATTTGTCGACAAATTAGAGGAGATCAAACCCTATTTCAATGATATTGATGATGCTGATAAGCTTTTAGACACATTAAAATATCATCTTATTTATTACAATAAAGATTTTGATTATTCTTATAAAAGAATGCAGGAATTATATCCTGCTTCTGAAGTAATTAATAGAAGTGATTTTCATGAAGATTATGTAAAACGAAGATATGTAAATATGATATGCGCCATTCATAGTATGGAAGGTCATACTCTTGAATATGTCCACTCTTGTATTGTAGCATTTAATAAGATAGAAGGTGAAGCAAAAAAGCTATTTCACGTTGCTGATAATCATTTGTTTTATCTAGGCGTGCATGTTGATTTAGATAGGCATGACAAGAGTTTTTACACATTTGAAAAACAAGCTGCTAGAGGCACTGATATTATCTCTGGAGTAGAAAAGTATATGAAAACATTATTTGAGGAAGAGCATCTGGAGAGAATTCAGTGTGTTTATACCTTATCCAAGGTTACAGATGTTGATAAGAATTCGATAAGGTCTTTGGTTGTGACTAACCCGTACACTCGAGGTCTAAAAGAGCTTATGCATGCTTTCGTTGAGAAAGACCCAGAAGCTAAAAGGAAGTATTTCGATAAGGCGTTGAAATACCTAATGCATATAAAATATTACTATCTAGAAGCGTTGTATTTTTATTGTAAGTTTTTAATGGAAATTAATAATGATGATTTTACTAAGAATTACGAACTAGGATTAGAGCTCAGCAAAAAATACTTCTACCAATTTTTAGTATTCAAATTTGAATCATTGTTAGATAATAGTAAAGAGTATTCATTTAGCTATAATTATTACCCCATAGAAGGTTTGGAATCATATGCAATTATTCATAAAAAATATTGGGACGAGATAGCATTAGACTAG
- a CDS encoding phospholipase D-like domain-containing protein: MITSTTAPKACLSNKQFIDAGVVLYFSPDAHALHQKFCLIDEHLLLSGSYNWTYMAEQRNQENCVFSTESALIKRFGQEFQRLVSTLTPQTQPVRVAVSTPVAEAYLID, from the coding sequence ATGATTACATCAACAACCGCCCCGAAAGCCTGCCTTAGCAACAAACAGTTCATTGATGCGGGTGTAGTGCTTTACTTTAGTCCCGATGCTCATGCTCTGCACCAAAAGTTCTGCCTCATCGACGAGCACCTGCTGCTGTCAGGGTCGTACAACTGGACGTATATGGCCGAGCAGCGCAATCAGGAGAACTGCGTGTTCTCCACCGAGTCGGCTCTGATCAAGCGGTTCGGGCAGGAGTTTCAGCGGCTTGTCTCCACGCTCACTCCCCAAACGCAGCCCGTTCGGGTGGCAGTGTCCACCCCCGTTGCAGAAGCGTATCTGATAGACTAA